In Megalops cyprinoides isolate fMegCyp1 chromosome 12, fMegCyp1.pri, whole genome shotgun sequence, the sequence GTGAACAGCTTATAGAATGACCTACACAATTGGCTCACTACTGTGGAAAACAGTGCATATGTACTTGACGATACACTACTCCTTGCAGAGGAATGTTTCTCAGCTTCATAGGTGtgagagacccccccccccccccccccccaaagaccACAGTTAATGGCAGAGGGTTTGTTTCAGATGCCTGATGTGAAAAAGCTTTCATGTTAGAGCAGCCGAGCCAAGGCTGGGAAAGTTTGTCATTCCTTTACTGCCATTAGCAGGCCAGAGTGCGTCCCCTGTCCTTATCTGTGGGCAGCACAACGCTGAGAGCACTCCAGAGGCCAGTGGATAGCCAAACACACAGGCCAGCTGTTgccacaggaaacaggaagcgcCGTAAATTTCTGTTTTCCAGGTGACAAAACTTTTGCCCGTGTCAGCTCGCAGGTTGTTGAGTCCAGTGAGCACAGccagaagcttttttttcattacaatcCAGCTAACAGTGGCAAACTAATAAAGGCTCATCAATATTTCAACAAAACTGCTGTTGTTGTATCAAAGATTGACAGTTCTTCATTGTCCAATGGTGCTAACTCAGTTGCATCGGTTTATACATTTAAACTGCATCATAAATTTCTAATGATGTACGCTACACCGTGTTCAAAACATGATGATGGAAGGTGCATCATTCGCGACCCGATTCATGACTATAAACTTCAAAAGTATAGTTTGAAATGGAGCTGAGAGGTAAAAGTAATGTGGTGTTTGCATTCTCAGATCTCTCCATAATTCCCTTTCAGGGGTGACATTATTTGTATTACTCAATTTTCAAAGGTTAGTTTGCACATCCTGTCTCTATCTTCTATAGCACATaatatattaatgaaaataattgcatATTATCAATTATTATTGCATTGGACAGCAGCATCAAACATATCTAAATCTGagcaaaatatataatattatactaTTTAAGAAATGAAATCACAGGATATTAGCCACATCCTCACAGCAGCCTATGACTACTGCCCAGTAAGGCCAGTTCTCACCGGGTCACTAAGACTGGTACCTGGCTGTTAATCTTTGCTCCATTTATTACAGTAGCACCACCCACTGGGCAATACATTGAACTGCAAAACCCAATCTGCCAAACCTTAACTCTCAAATATACAATCACTCATTAAAAGGGTGCACCCTTAATGCTGGACAGGTGGAGAATGGCGACCACTTTTCTGAGCTTTAAAATAGGGAGTTATTTTGACACCACCGGCGCATTAACATTGGTATCCATGTGCTGAGTCTGCCTAACTGTACTCATAGCTGCCTCTCAGCCCAGAGATCAGGGCTGTTACTGTTATATGTAAAATTAGAAATCAATTGTGTTACTGTTATACATGAGAAAAGAGGTCAGGTGTGTTGTTGTTGTACCTGAGGTTAGAGATCAAGTGTCTTACTGTTGCACCTGAGAgtagctgtgttgctgttttacCTGAGAATAAAAGCCATCTGTGTTTCTGGTATTCCTGTGAGAAGTCATCAGGATGGTTGGAATCTGGATTATATagctgtttatatatatattacatttacatgtcatttcaaaGAGGCTCTGTCAAATACCAACAGTCACCATCATTACTTCTGACATCACCACTTAGGAGCCCAGCCAGACACAGAATTCCCACAGCTGGTCTTCACGTGAAACAGCAGAATGGATTACACCAGTCATTAACGTGACATCCTTTAGAAAACCCACACACATTTACCATTTCATTTCCACCAATTAAATCTTGCTGGGCATTTGCCATGGTAAGGTAACCACTTCCCTTGCATTTGCCTCATCTTCAGAGAAAAGGGCATGGCTTCAGAGAACATCAGCTGACACTGGCAGTGGCCATGGGGACACATTCCATGTGCAAGCCCAGCTGGGACTGTCTGAAACAGATGCCATGCAAAGCCATCAACCTGGATGCACTCCAAGTTTTAAAAGGTAGAGCGggtaccccccaccccaccctacctctttttatttttttgtggtggTCATATGACTACAGCAGTGTGTAACAGCCTGGCAGACATTTCTGTCAGAGTTTCTATTTAATATTGGGATCTCAGAACTACTCCATACCCACAGAGCATTTCCCCAGTGGTGTGTTTCAATAGCTTTTTTTGTATGCACTTGTgaatcactctggatgagaatgTCTGAATACCGCAACATCTGCTCGGCTGAAGAGAACTGCTCTGGAATCAGAAGCTGAAAAGGATGCACTGATTTAGCAGATTTATTGATCAGAGGCTGAAGACTTGAAAGCCGAATATGTTGTTTGTGTCAGGCAGGACAGAATTCCTCCCCAGGgtaaaacattttgataaaaCCAAGCATCAAGACAGAaatgctgtctctccctcagtaACAGGGAGGGTGCACAATTGACAAgcttaataacattttattagCTAAACTATTAGCTTAGCACATGACGTAACTACAGTATAAAAGCAGTATTATTATGTACAAGTACAaagtgtaaatataaaaataaaaaagcactcaAAGTCAGCCTAAAAGGAACATGAACGCTATTGCACAAAAGCTGGTAAAATCTACATTACACCGCAGAatgtaacattgtttttaaataaatttgccCAAAACCATATAAATACAGATTACAAAGAAAACTAAATACAAACAGATGAAAGAGTAACAATGTTCAACTGCAGCACTGTACAATGACAGAGGTCCACTGTCAACAAGGTTTTCCTATATCACactatacaaaataaataacaatccAAGTAACTATATACAGTACGTActtacaaaaaaagattttggtaaAAAGAGCTATGACAGAACTATGACTATACCCTGATGTGAAGGAGGTAAAGTCCAGCAGATCAGATTTTGGTTTAACAAGAAAAATATCTGCCACAATGTTTTCATAGAACAATCAACAAGTGCTTCATTGAGACATTCCTATCCTAAATGGTTTTCTTCTCTGCTGTCCTTTTGTACAGTACCTAATGATTGTCTGAGCACTAAGCAGGgccaacacagccacactgcctcCCTCCAGCCATTGGACGAGGTAGTGACCCACCATGTGATCATGGTGTGCGATTGGCTGGGGCCGCCCTCTGTTATACAGAGGAAACAGATTTACAGTGCCTGATGCATTTTCAGCACAGGCTCAGCTGGTGTGGGCAACGCGGGATTCAGAGCCCAGGAAGCCGAGCATGGTCTGGACAAGCTCCGGGAGGTCGTACTCATGCTTCCAGCCCCAGTCACGACGTGCGTTGCTGTCATCAAAGTTCATTGGCCAGCTGTCAGCTGAGGAGACATGAGATGACTGGTGTCAGTCAAACATACTTCTATCAAAGCCTTCATTCATATCTTCAATCTCCAAAATTATCAACAAGAGTGAGGCCTCATTTTAGTGTAACCACAAGGTTAGTTCTTATCTTGGAGTAAAGAATTGtggcactttttatttttaacacattttcttttcaattcaGTGGCTGCCAAACTTGGAAAAGTTttgaagaaactgaaaacataacaaagttgctttgtggtgttttttaaacacaacattTCCTCTAATTTTGGTAAGTGCACAATGTCCATCTGAGGAAGTAACacaatattaaatgttaaatgtggtTATGGTATTAAATCTAATGCTTTCTTGAGCAGTtgtggcagggtgtgtggtTGGGACGTGGGTTCCTTACCAATAGCCTGGCGTACGGGGTCGACGTTGTAGGTGACCTGCAGGTCAGGCAGCTGCTTCTGGACCTCACAGACCAGCTCCTCAGGGGTGAAGCTCATGGCGCTGATGTTGTAGGTGCGCATAGCCAGTGTGTCTGCCGGGGCCTCCATCACCTCCAGCGTGGCACGCAGGCAGTCCTCAATGTACATCATGGGCAGCCGCGTGTCCGGTTTCAGGTTGCACTCAAACCTGCCTGTTTTCACCGCGTCATGGAAGATCTGCACTGCGTAATCTGGAGAGTGCAGAGAGTGAAATTCCACAAGTGCCCTTGTGACACTCTGCCACATTTACACACAAGCACGTCCCAATGACCTCACTACCTTGCTTAACCTGAAATCTGCATCGTGGCAAGTTACGCAGTTACGCACACACAAGGTGCCCGCACACATGTCCCCACGCAAACACACTTGCGTATATGAACGGACACACCCACGAACGGCCTGTGTTTATAGAACCACCCTGGGTGCTCTATACCTGTGGTGCCTCCGCCGGGCTGTGAGTCCGCTGAGATGATGCCAGGGTACCTGAGGCAGCGAAAGTCCAGCCCGTACTTGTGGTGGTAATACTGTTAGACAGAGCACAAATCAGTTGATCTCctccagagagcagagagactAGATGGACGTCCCTCAGTACGCACCTCACCCATGAGCTCTGCGTGCACTTTTGAGACGCCATAGATGGTGCGTGGCCTCTGTACACACAAGTCCGGAGTGGGGTTTCTAGGGGAGGTGGCGCCGAAGGCTCCAATGGTGCTAGGCACAAACAGACGCAAGCCATGCTCCACCGCAATGTCCAGGATGTTGTGAAAACCTGATGGGGAAGAGAGCAACATTCAGAACTGCTCTGCAGCTCAGAGATACATGAGCCAAAAACCATAGGCATGGAATCATGTTACTGCAGttttcactttaaaaagtgATTTAACAATAAGAGCAATGTTCTTCACTGTGAGAGTATCAGTACAGAAACTGAACCGCCCAAGCAGGTCGTGCACGGCATAGAGCAAGCAATTGTAGTCTGTCAGGGTTATGAGCTCATCGCTGAGCAACCAGGTACAGGTATGTTGCTGAGTCACAAAGGAAGCAAGTGCAGGTACACAATGCTGAGTCATAGTGAGACCAGATCCAGGTAGATAGCTCAGTCATAGTGAGACCAGGTCCAGGTGGATAGCTGAGTCAGAGGGAACAGGTCACTTCAAGGACACAGAAATTCAGCTCTCTCTGAGGTGATCGAACATGGCCGCTGCTTACCAGTGATGTTAACCTCGCGGGCCAGAGGCACGTTTGCTTCCCCAACTGCACTCAAGAGGGCGCTGTAGTGCACCAGCCAGGTAATGCGGTTATTCACCACAATCTCCCGCAGGTTCTTGTAGTCCAAGATGTCCGAGTAGATGAAAGGACCTGAAGGTCACATTTTGTCAATGTAACAGGGATAGGAATTCCTAACACTCCTCCTTACGTTAACAATTGTTAATTGTTGACACTGTTTCACGATTATCTTATACATGGtgagcactgaaaaaaaattaattacagtttGCAAGACTACAAGTGAAACAATCTGTGGGACCAAGTTAGGCATTCCAGAACCTTTCACACACTCACCGCTGCAGAACACATGGCTTGCGGGCTTTCTGATGTCAGACAGAATCACATTGTTCTTCCCAAATTGCTTCCTGAAAGTCACATGAAACCCAATCACAGACATATCAGTATCAATATTTCCAACAAATGaatataagaaaaataaaatttcatattGCTTCTATGTAGGCTGTAGAATTTGAAATAACCAAACAAAGGAATTGCTGAAGGCATCATAAAATGCCTATTTAATATAACAGACCTTAAAGATAAAAATGCTACATGGCTGTGGAAATCTAGTGGTCCTACAGTTTTGAAATACTGATGCACACTCAAAGAGCTGGAGCTAAGTAGGACAAAACTATTAACACCAATGACTGTGAGTGGTCTAAAAAGACATTCCTATCTCAATGGGACTTCACTagttacataaaaatacaagtaaaaaataaataataactaaaGCAAGGTTTTACCTCAACATCTTAGCAAGTCCCACTCCCAGTTGTCCTAGGCCTCCTGACAACCAATGAGAAGAGATCAGACGTAAGTAGGGAAGTAGAGAGCGCTGAACAATGGTTACCTTGGAGATGCAGAAATGTCACCCCTGCAGTGACACATAGGCCTCATTTCCACTGGTCAGGTTACAGACTGACTCCAGAACAGCTGACAAATTGTGAGAATCTCCGTTGTGAATCAAACCTGCCTGCACCTGTCCATGATGTTGCCGACAAGGACAGCTTTTACTTCCTCAATCAGACCGGGAGGTGTGTCAGTGAGAACACACTTAAAGGTGGGCGTGGTTCAATGAACGTCACGCAAATTTAAGTTCACGTGTTTGTAAATGAAACTACAGTACTGTGATTTATACCATGGTAGTTTATTCCAGTTAAAGTATCACCTTCCATATTAACATATAAGCCCGTTCAACATTTGGGTTCAACTGAAAATTCTATTTATAACCTACAATAATGGCAAAAGGTACACGTtaacatcaacagaaaaaaaatcagcactgcCGCTGCTAAGGTCTAAGTTAGCCGTAATATACTCGGAATACTGCAATCAATAGACGTGCCCTTGTAGACATATACAGAAAGAACTACcagtaaaacataatttatgacAACAGTAACGTCGGTGTACACAAACTTGGCTTAAGTTTATAGTCTCAACAGAGTATTGAACAGTTAGGCCTACATACGGTACAtaagcaaaaatacaaaacaatccCTTCTTGatcacaaaatgacaataaatatgCTAAAAAGTAACTTCGCCAACTCGCTAATTAGTCTAGTTGTATTTTAGCAGATAACGTTCAACGTTTACGTCTACCATAATGTCAATGTTATTGAAAATTATCATTTGCTAACGTCTTCCAGTTGATTAAAAACGTTCTCCcactttttaataaaatttctCCTTGCAGTCATgcaacacacaaataaaaatatgacatattgGATCActgatgaatgaataatataGTTGAGAGAAAATGCAAGTCAAGAGACACCTCTCGGCCCTACCTAACAAAATGTCGCCCTTTTCAGGTGAACTCCAAATTACCGGTTACCTAACCTGTCTGACCGAATGCGTCTGTCCAAGTCTGGGTAAATCAGGTCATGGACAGCTCTGTGAGACAAAGTATAGCAAAACAGGTACTAATCTGGACATGATTCAAAACGGATCAGATTTAAACCATTATCACAAAGTGTACTGGACGTCACAATTACGCACCTTTATCTGTGAGTGTTAAATCTGATTAACAAGAATAACATTTgtattgttaatgtttttaaatatcagtgttgtatatgttttacatacacattttttctaATAATCAAGCACACTTGTTGGCTGTACAGACCGCGTCATGTTCCATGAGTCTATAGAACATGTTCCATGTTCTATAGCCTGTTGCATGTGCTGTTTTC encodes:
- the LOC118787054 gene encoding L-threonine 3-dehydrogenase, mitochondrial-like — encoded protein: MPVMRAVSTVARRALLTPGCGCLPQVIAVRGISFSPRQVASDASFHSVSFSETDHPKVLITGGLGQLGVGLAKMLRKQFGKNNVILSDIRKPASHVFCSGPFIYSDILDYKNLREIVVNNRITWLVHYSALLSAVGEANVPLAREVNITGFHNILDIAVEHGLRLFVPSTIGAFGATSPRNPTPDLCVQRPRTIYGVSKVHAELMGEYYHHKYGLDFRCLRYPGIISADSQPGGGTTDYAVQIFHDAVKTGRFECNLKPDTRLPMMYIEDCLRATLEVMEAPADTLAMRTYNISAMSFTPEELVCEVQKQLPDLQVTYNVDPVRQAIADSWPMNFDDSNARRDWGWKHEYDLPELVQTMLGFLGSESRVAHTS